In the genome of Fructilactobacillus hinvesii, the window AGCAAACCGATTGGAGAGGCTGTGCTTGTCGATTTTAATAACGCGGAACAAGAGTAACGTGATGACAATGATGATGTCTAACCAATAAAACACGTCGTGGGGCATTGTCAGGGCTAAGGATGCGCCGCTTAGTCCTTGATCGACCTTGGAATACCCGGTCATAGTAGAAACGGTCATAAAATCGGTGAATTCACGAAAGTAAATGACGTTTAAATACAGGAGGACGGTGTCAATAACGTCCAGGAGTAAAATGGCTGGATAAAAAAGTTTGGCCGGTTTGAAATAAAAGGCTAAACCAAAAATGAGAATGGTAGTGGCAATGGGGTTAATAAACAGCAGCAAAAATTGCAGCGTGCCTTCGGTTCCCAGGGAAAAGTCGGCAAAGTAGGCGTAAATGGTTTTTAGCCAGAATAAACCGAGCAGTAACCCAAAAAAGCCAATTCTTGTATTAACTTTGGCCCAAATCTGTTTAATGATTTTCAAAGGTAAGGTTCCCTTCATCGTAGTTCGTTCGTTGTTAACATGCCTTTAATGATAGCAGACTTTGAAATTAAAAAACACTAAGGAAAGGATAAGAATACCGAAGCATTACGGAGCGTGGTATACTAATTAAATAAGAAAGAGGATGACTAAGAATGGCCAAATTTACATTATACCTGGTACGCCACGGACAAACGTACTACAACGTCTTTAACAAGCTGCAGGGGTGGAGTAACTCTCCGTTGACCCAAAAAGGCATCGATGGCGCCGTGCAAACCGGCAAACGCCTAAAAGACATTAAGTTTAAGGCTGCTTACTGTAGTGATTTAACGCGCGCGCAAAAAACGATGTCGTTAATTTTTGACCAGAACCAAACTTTTAATTCCATTACACCGATCGTTTCACCGTTCTTTCGGGAAGAATTTTACGGCTACTTTGAAGGATTAAATATGGATGAAACTTGGTATCAAGCAGGGGCTCCCCACGGAACGCCAACCTTTGCTGATATCATTGACCAGTATGACATGAATACTGCTAAGGATTTCTTAAAGGAAGCCGATCCGTTTCACATGGCAGAAAATGCAGAGGAATACTGGCACCGGCTCCAACAGGGATTGGATTTAATTACCACTAATCCTAACATTGAGGATGGAGATAGCGTCTTGCTCGTTAGTCATGGCAACACCTTATTAAGTTTGGTTGACCGGTTCTCAACTCCAGGTCAATTTGATTTACGGACGAGACCTGCTAACGGGAGCATTACAAAAATGGCCGTGGATGGCCAACAACTGACTGTAACTGACTATAACAAGTAGGGAGGACTGAGGTTGGTAGCTAAGATAGATCATGCCGCTTTTTATAAATCATGTAATGAAGATAACTACATTTTTCGAATTGGTGAAGTTAGTAAGATGACAAATGTTTCCCCCCGTCAATTACGGTATTGGGAACAAAAGGGTTACATTCATAGTGAACGAAACGAAAAGATGGCATCTCGAGTTTTTAACCATGAAAACTTCATGATGGTGAAACTAATTAAGTTTTATCTCGACCAGGAACATTCGCTGAGTACGGCGTTTGAACAGGCGCAGCATCACATGCAAATTGTGCGTTCGACCTATGCCTTCATTTTAAAGATGCACCATGGTTTGGTCCAAAAAGATGGGCACCAGATGATTGACATGGGGTACTTCAATCAAGAACACACCAAACGGCTCTATGGCTATTTGGATGAAAACCAAGAAATCGTCTACCAGGTTGATGACGTTTCCACAGAGCAAAAACCAGTTGAATAAGGGTTAAAGGATGACTAGCTAGTCATCTTTTTTTTAAAAGTGAAATTTGGCAAACAAAAAAAGGAACAGTCATTTGGACTGTTCCTTTTAATTATGAGCGGTCAAGGACTTGAACCCCAATCTCACGGACAAAGAGCCCGTTGCTCTAACAGTTGAGCTAACCGCTCGTTTCATTACTTGTTAAGTATAGCATAGGAATGATAATTTTGCCAACCAATTTTTCTTTTTTCCTTTGGCAGTCGCTGGGCTCTTTAAAAAATGATTGACAGGGGGTGCAAATGGTGGTTTAATCAAGGATATCAAAACGGAAAGGAAATAGGATAATGAACAAGATGATGCAAAAATTGATGTCCTCCTCTAACTCTACTTGGATTGCGTGACTCTAAGTAAGGTTAGTTTGCGATGCCTAGTTAGATGTTCACGAAACTACTAACTAGGCCATCAGTTGTTCGATTCCTTCCGACGACTTGTAAAAGAAAGGTCCTGGTTAGTAACTTACTGACTAGGACCTTTTTATTATTGATTTGTAATTTAAAACGACAAAGGAGAGCGTAACGATGGCAGAACAAAAATTAAAGCGCAGCATCGGACCCTTTACCGCATTAGCAATGGTAATGGGAACCGTAATTGGGGGCGGGGTCTTCTTCAAGATTGCAAGTGTCACGGCCGCTACTCATTCAGTTAGTCTGACTCTGTTAGCCTGGGTCGGGGCCGGGGTTCTAACCATTTGTGGAGGACTAACGGTGGCCGAGCTGGGAGCAGCAATCCCAGAAACCGGTGGAAGCGTGCAGTACATGCGGCATACCTATGGTCCCTTGAGTGGATTCTTACTGGGTTGGTCAGAAATGTTGATTTATGTACCAGCCAACATGGCTGCCTTAGCGATTATTTTTGCCACCCAGGTGGTCATTCTCTTGCACTTGGCGACCTCGTTAGTTGTTCCCATTGCAATTGCCGTGGTCATTATTATCACGGGGTTAAACTTGTTGGGATCGAAGGTCGGGGGAACGGTGCAATCGTTAACCTTGATTTTTAAGCTAATTCCGGTGTTTTTAATCGTAATCGTGGGTTTATTCCTACCAGGACACGTAGATGTGACGTTCTTCCCGATGACACCAACTGATCATTCCAATGTAATTACGGCCTTCTCGGGTGGTTTGTTAGCTACCATGTTTGCTTACGAAGGCTGGATTAACGTAGGTGACATTGCCGGTGAGATGAAGAATCCAAAACGAGATATCCCTAAGGCCGTGGTGTTAGGCTTAACCTTTATCATGATTATTTACGTTTTGGTTAACTGGGTCTTCTTGAAAAACATGCCAGTCAGCCAAATTGCCGGAAATCCAAATACGGCCGCTGAAGTAGCGGGGAAACTGTTTGGCAACCTTGGGGGTAAACTAGTAACAATTGGAATTTTGGTTTCGGTGTTTGGAACCATTAACGGGTACACAATGACCGGATCGCGGATTCCATACGCATTGGCAAAACAGGATTTATTGCCATTTAGTGATCTTTTTCAACGCTTAAACCGGGCAGCCGCACCATTTGTGGCCAGTCTATTTATCTTGGTGATTGCTATCATTATGATTTGTCTGGGAAGTTTTGACCTGTTGACGGACATGCTGGTGTTTGTAATGTGGTTATTTAACTGCTTATTGTTCTTAGCGGTTTTCATCTTGAGAAAAAAGGAACCCCACTTGGAACGACCATACCAAGTACTGTGGTATCCGGTGGTTCCCACAGTTGCCATCTTGGGGGGACTTTTCATCATTGTGACGACCTTAATCAATCAAACTGGACTGGCCATGGCAGGACTGGGAATTACCCTGGTGGGAGTTCCAGTTTACTACCTGCACAAACGTACACGTAACCACCAACCAACTAATTAGAAAAATAAAAAATCCCCCGTTTCTAAAAAATCCCCCGTTTCAATGAAGAAACGGGAGATTTTTTAGTTGGTTGGGATTAACGGTTAAAGAAGTCACTAAACCGCATGATTAGTAAGACGATGACCACCAAAATTGCTGTGATGAGAATCGTAATTTGCCAGGCAAACGGATGATCCATAAACGGCAGCTTCACGTTTTCACCATAAAAACCGAACACAATGTTTGGTACGGTCAGGACAATTGAAAAGACCGTTAAAAATTTCATGGTCGAGTTTAGGTTACTATCTAATAAGTTAGAATAAGCCCCTGCTACCTGCTGAGCAGCTTGGTTAGCCATCTGAGCCATGGAAAGTCCTTGTTGAATTTCGACGATGACATCGTCCAGGGCATCATTATCATTGTCAGAAAGGGTTTTTCCCAGTTTCCGTTTAAACATGGTTAACATATCGTTGTTAGCCGATAGGGAAGTTAGGAAGTACACCAAATCCGTCTGGAGATTCAACAGTTGGTTGATGGCAGCTTTATTAGTTCGACCCCGTAAATTTCGCTGAATGCTGGTACGAATACTGTTAATGTGATTAATGTAATCGAAGTATTGGATGGCGAGTTGATACATCGTCTTTAAAACAATGTCTAAGGGAGTGGCATTGTCCCGTTGTAATTGAGGTAATTTATCGACGATGGAGCGAATTAGCGGATTCACGAAATTAGTTTGATTAGCTGTAAACGTAAACAGGGTGTTTCCGTGGATAATTAAGCCAATTGGTTCGGCGGCAATATCCCCGTTAAATCGAGTCGGTTCAGCCACGTCAAAGATAATTAATAGGATTTGTTCATCGTCATAGTATTCCAACCGAGGACGTTCGTGGTGGTCAAGTGCGTAGTAGAGCATCTCAGTCGTGAGATGGTACTCTTGCTTGAGGGTCTTTTTTTCGACGGGGAGACAATCAGTGACTTGTACCCATTCAATGTTTTGATTAATTTTGTCAGTTTTAATCATGTGATTGCCTCCTTTTTATGCATTAGTTTCCATTATAAGCGATTTTTAAGCAAAAGTTTACCATCTAGCCCGATTTTCTTCGGTTTCTGAAGTTAACTAGCATTAAAAATTAAATTCAATAGGGTATAATGAATGTTACAAAGGAGTGCAAAAGAAAATGAAACAAAAACCAGAAAAATCAGAACGAAGCAGTTTGTGGTATCCGCTGATTGCTTTTTTAATTGTCGCGGGAGCGTGCTTGGCACTCTATGGAACCTATAAGGTGCGCCAACACATTAATTATCAACGAATGATTGCTGCGCAAAAGAAGTATGACGAGGAGAACAATCCGGTTCTAAAGCACGAACGAAAGTTCATCAAACAGGTTGCAAACCCATCCGTGAAACTTTACCGGCAGGATCACAAAGTGCTACCAAGTATCGTCATTGCCCAGGCCATTTTGGAATCGAACTGGGGGAAATCGAAACTGTATACGGAAGCGAATAATCCGTTTGGAATTAAGGGTACTTATAACGGAGACTACATTATGTACGAAACGGGTGAATACATTAATCACAAACACATTACCGAAAAGGCCCAGTTCCGTAAGTATCCAGATTTGCAGTCAGCAATTGAAGACCACAACGAAGCATTATACGAGAAGTTTTTAAAGCGTGATGACAAAATTACGGATTATCGTGAAGAAGCGAAGTTACTACAGAAAAACACCTATGCGACCGATCCAGATTATGCTAATAAGTTAATTCGGGTAATCAAAGCGCATAACTTGCAAAAGTATGATCAAGAAGCAATGAAATAATTATCACTAAATTTAATTACAAAGGAGATTTTAAGTGCTGGCACTACTAGAAAAGCTGTATGGTCCGTTTTTTGATTTACATAATTGGGAGACGGTCTTAACGTCTGGAAATGATTGGTTAATTATCTTTTCCCTCGTGGTTTTGGAATGTGTGATGTCGGTTGATAATGCAATTGTGTTGGCCACCCAAACTCAGGTGTTGCCAACGAAGAAATTGCAGGAAGAATCCCTGTTTTACGGTCTATGGGGTGCCTATATTTTCCGGTTCCTCGTCATTGGAGCTGGGGTATACCTGATTCACTTTTGGGAAATTAAAGTGGTCGGAGCCATTTATTTAATTTATTTGGCGGTTAAGTATTTCTTTCCGCGCCAATCTAAGCCAAACACCCCCCGTAAAATTAAGGCGTTTGGGGATCCGCACAGTCGTAAGTTTTTTTGGTGGGTTGTTATCCAAATCGAGTTCATGGACATTCTCTTCTCCATCGATTCAGTGCTAGCCTCGCTAGCGGTTTCTAGCAATCCGGTGGTGGTTTTAATCGGAGGAATGGTCGGAATTTTAGCGATGCGTGGGATTGCCGAAGTAATTATGAAGATTATGAAACGGATTCCAGAGCTAAAAACAATGGCGTACGTGCTGGTCTTTGTGATTGGAGTGAAATTGTTACTTTCAATTCCGGCAATTGACATCGAGATTCCAGCAACCTGGTTTGGTCTCTTTGTAATTGCCGCCATTGCGGTTACTTTTGTGATTCATTTTATTCGACAAAGGAGAAATTCAGATGGCAGTGGAACTCAATCAAGCTAATTTTAAGGCTGAAGTTCAGGGCCCAATGACGTTGGTTGATTTTTGGGCACCTTGGTGTGGTCCATGTAAAACGATGGAACCCATCTTGAACCAATTAGAACAAGACTTTTCCGGGCAAGTTAAGTTTGCCAAGTTAAACGTAGATCATAACCAGGACCTTGCCGAACGATATCATGTCCTTGGTTTACCCAGTTACGTTCTTTTTGTGAACGGAACCGGGATTGAAAAGGTTACGGGAATCTATTCGAAAGAGAAATTAGCCCACTATTTGAAACGAAAGTTGGCTGAACAGTAAAGTAGGAGATGACAATGCAAACAAATCAGCAACCACGGCCGCGTCTCTTGGAGGCCGTTTTTATTTTAATCGGAATGCTCATCGTTATGGGAGTGGGAATCATTGGGTTTCATTTAACTCCAGTTGTACCGATTCTGACCGTTATTTTTGGATTGATGCTGTGGGGGAAAACGCGCGGTTGGTCTTGGGACGAGATCCAGGATGGAATCGTCGTTGGGGTTCGCAATGGAATCATTCCTCTGTTTATCTTCCTTTTAATTGGAAGTTTAATCGGAGTATGGATCATGGCGGGCGTGATTCCTACCCTCATGGTTTATGGCTTTCACATTCTCAGCGTGCGCTGGTTCTTACCATCAGTATTTTTGATGTGTGCCTTTGTGGGGTGCTTCATCGGGAGTGCATTTACCATTATTTCTACGGTGGGGATTGCTTCGATGGGAATTGGCGTGACGATGGGCTTAGATCCAGCCATGATTGCGGGAGCAGTTGTTTCAGGAGCGGTTTTTAGTGATAAAATGTCACCTTTATCTGCGACCACTAACTTAGCTTCAGCAATTGCTGGCGATGACCTGTACAATCACATTAAAAACATGTTGTGGTCGACCATTCCCGCCTTTGTTTTATCGCTTTTGTTATTTACCGTTTTTGGAAATCATCATCAGGCGGCTAGTTTGACAAAAATTACGCAAACGACTCACATTTTGACGAGTAATTTTCCGGTATCTGCATGGATGTTGCTACCAGTGGGACTGTTACTAGTGTGTGCCTGGACTAAGATTCCGACCATTCCGACGTTGTTCATTAACATTACTGTAACCATTCTGATGACGCTCTTAAATCCGCACCAACACTACTCGTTGGCTAAAATTGCGAACGTGATGGAAAACGGATTTACAATTAAAACTTCTAGTGCAGAAGTTAATCAGATTTTAAACCGGGGTGGGATCAGTTCCATGACCGGAACAATGACGTTGATTATCCTCGCGTTAGCCCTGGGCGGACTGTTAATCAAACTTGGAATTATCGATGTGGTGATGACACGCTTCTCTGCCCACATTCGATCAAATGGAATGCTGGTATTAAGTACGGTTTTAGCTGCGATTGGGGTCAATCTCTTTATCGGGGAGCAATACCTATCGGTGGTTTTACCTGGGACGGCCTTTAAAGCAGACTTTCAAAAGGCTCACCTAGCTCCTGAAGCCCTTGGTCGGGCCTTAGAGGATGGGGGAGCAGTAATTAACTACTTAGTTCCGTGGGGTGTAGCTGGCGTTTTTGTGGCCAACACGTTAAACGTTCCGACTTTAAGTTACCTCCCGTTTGTCTTCTTCAGTTTACTGTGCCCGGTTTTTTCAATTCTCAGTGGCTTTACTGGCATCGGGCTCAAACGTGCAACTGCTTAGATCTTGTTAATAATATAGTAGAAACACCTCTGTTTAAGGGGTGTTTTTTCTTTAATTAAGCAGGAGTGAAATGGTTTAAATGGGCAAAAATAGCGAGAAAAAACAGGAAAAACCCACGCTTTTTCAAATTAATTAAAAAAATTTTGAGTTTTTGTAAAGTAAGTTGACACTATTTTTGTAAAGATTGACATATTTATATCCCGGTCTAAAGGCTTTGACTAGGAAATTGAGAAAGTTAAGTAACAAAATATGTCTGAAATGTTGCAATGTTACGAAACGGTCGTTTTAAGTAATGCTTCTGTAATCTCTACGTAACATTTCCCCTATAGTATAGCTATTGTTGATTGAGGCGAGCGAGTCATCAATCAGAAATTCTAGTTACA includes:
- a CDS encoding histidine phosphatase family protein; protein product: MAKFTLYLVRHGQTYYNVFNKLQGWSNSPLTQKGIDGAVQTGKRLKDIKFKAAYCSDLTRAQKTMSLIFDQNQTFNSITPIVSPFFREEFYGYFEGLNMDETWYQAGAPHGTPTFADIIDQYDMNTAKDFLKEADPFHMAENAEEYWHRLQQGLDLITTNPNIEDGDSVLLVSHGNTLLSLVDRFSTPGQFDLRTRPANGSITKMAVDGQQLTVTDYNK
- a CDS encoding MerR family transcriptional regulator; translated protein: MVAKIDHAAFYKSCNEDNYIFRIGEVSKMTNVSPRQLRYWEQKGYIHSERNEKMASRVFNHENFMMVKLIKFYLDQEHSLSTAFEQAQHHMQIVRSTYAFILKMHHGLVQKDGHQMIDMGYFNQEHTKRLYGYLDENQEIVYQVDDVSTEQKPVE
- a CDS encoding APC family permease, with the translated sequence MAEQKLKRSIGPFTALAMVMGTVIGGGVFFKIASVTAATHSVSLTLLAWVGAGVLTICGGLTVAELGAAIPETGGSVQYMRHTYGPLSGFLLGWSEMLIYVPANMAALAIIFATQVVILLHLATSLVVPIAIAVVIIITGLNLLGSKVGGTVQSLTLIFKLIPVFLIVIVGLFLPGHVDVTFFPMTPTDHSNVITAFSGGLLATMFAYEGWINVGDIAGEMKNPKRDIPKAVVLGLTFIMIIYVLVNWVFLKNMPVSQIAGNPNTAAEVAGKLFGNLGGKLVTIGILVSVFGTINGYTMTGSRIPYALAKQDLLPFSDLFQRLNRAAAPFVASLFILVIAIIMICLGSFDLLTDMLVFVMWLFNCLLFLAVFILRKKEPHLERPYQVLWYPVVPTVAILGGLFIIVTTLINQTGLAMAGLGITLVGVPVYYLHKRTRNHQPTN
- a CDS encoding magnesium transporter CorA family protein, encoding MIKTDKINQNIEWVQVTDCLPVEKKTLKQEYHLTTEMLYYALDHHERPRLEYYDDEQILLIIFDVAEPTRFNGDIAAEPIGLIIHGNTLFTFTANQTNFVNPLIRSIVDKLPQLQRDNATPLDIVLKTMYQLAIQYFDYINHINSIRTSIQRNLRGRTNKAAINQLLNLQTDLVYFLTSLSANNDMLTMFKRKLGKTLSDNDNDALDDVIVEIQQGLSMAQMANQAAQQVAGAYSNLLDSNLNSTMKFLTVFSIVLTVPNIVFGFYGENVKLPFMDHPFAWQITILITAILVVIVLLIMRFSDFFNR
- a CDS encoding glycoside hydrolase family 73 protein translates to MKQKPEKSERSSLWYPLIAFLIVAGACLALYGTYKVRQHINYQRMIAAQKKYDEENNPVLKHERKFIKQVANPSVKLYRQDHKVLPSIVIAQAILESNWGKSKLYTEANNPFGIKGTYNGDYIMYETGEYINHKHITEKAQFRKYPDLQSAIEDHNEALYEKFLKRDDKITDYREEAKLLQKNTYATDPDYANKLIRVIKAHNLQKYDQEAMK
- a CDS encoding TerC family protein; the encoded protein is MALLEKLYGPFFDLHNWETVLTSGNDWLIIFSLVVLECVMSVDNAIVLATQTQVLPTKKLQEESLFYGLWGAYIFRFLVIGAGVYLIHFWEIKVVGAIYLIYLAVKYFFPRQSKPNTPRKIKAFGDPHSRKFFWWVVIQIEFMDILFSIDSVLASLAVSSNPVVVLIGGMVGILAMRGIAEVIMKIMKRIPELKTMAYVLVFVIGVKLLLSIPAIDIEIPATWFGLFVIAAIAVTFVIHFIRQRRNSDGSGTQSS
- the trxA gene encoding thioredoxin codes for the protein MAVELNQANFKAEVQGPMTLVDFWAPWCGPCKTMEPILNQLEQDFSGQVKFAKLNVDHNQDLAERYHVLGLPSYVLFVNGTGIEKVTGIYSKEKLAHYLKRKLAEQ
- the nhaC gene encoding Na+/H+ antiporter NhaC → MQTNQQPRPRLLEAVFILIGMLIVMGVGIIGFHLTPVVPILTVIFGLMLWGKTRGWSWDEIQDGIVVGVRNGIIPLFIFLLIGSLIGVWIMAGVIPTLMVYGFHILSVRWFLPSVFLMCAFVGCFIGSAFTIISTVGIASMGIGVTMGLDPAMIAGAVVSGAVFSDKMSPLSATTNLASAIAGDDLYNHIKNMLWSTIPAFVLSLLLFTVFGNHHQAASLTKITQTTHILTSNFPVSAWMLLPVGLLLVCAWTKIPTIPTLFINITVTILMTLLNPHQHYSLAKIANVMENGFTIKTSSAEVNQILNRGGISSMTGTMTLIILALALGGLLIKLGIIDVVMTRFSAHIRSNGMLVLSTVLAAIGVNLFIGEQYLSVVLPGTAFKADFQKAHLAPEALGRALEDGGAVINYLVPWGVAGVFVANTLNVPTLSYLPFVFFSLLCPVFSILSGFTGIGLKRATA